One Desulfocurvibacter africanus subsp. africanus DSM 2603 genomic region harbors:
- a CDS encoding PstC family ABC transporter permease — protein MERITRGLLLLSALVAGLAVLAILGFLVWFSLPLLCGEGLTQVLSWRWRPFQGEFGILPMLVGSLCLSTTSMAVALPMGLGLCCFAHGVGPRKPAALVMGVVRFMTSVPTVVYGFVAVFLLVPLVRAAFVSGSGFSWLAASLTLSLLVLPTVVLMLHAQFELIEPRVRLTTAALGLTRAQAVRYVVLPAAQRGLLAASALGFGRAVGDTLVPLMLAGNAPQVPGSLLDATRTLTAHIALVVATDSQSTAYLSLFACGLILFVTSVAVNLTLRSLNRSDGGRA, from the coding sequence ATGGAACGAATAACACGCGGCCTGCTCCTGCTGTCGGCCCTGGTGGCTGGTCTGGCCGTGCTGGCCATCCTCGGCTTCCTGGTCTGGTTCAGCCTGCCGCTACTGTGCGGCGAGGGGCTGACCCAGGTCCTGTCCTGGCGCTGGCGGCCCTTCCAGGGCGAATTCGGTATTCTGCCTATGCTCGTGGGCTCGCTATGCCTGTCCACCACATCCATGGCCGTGGCCCTGCCCATGGGTTTGGGCCTGTGCTGCTTCGCCCATGGGGTCGGCCCCCGGAAGCCGGCGGCTCTGGTCATGGGCGTTGTGCGCTTCATGACCAGCGTACCCACGGTGGTCTACGGCTTCGTGGCGGTCTTCCTGCTCGTGCCGCTCGTGCGCGCGGCCTTTGTTTCGGGCTCGGGCTTCTCCTGGCTGGCCGCGTCCCTGACCCTGAGCCTGCTCGTGCTGCCCACGGTTGTGCTCATGCTGCACGCCCAGTTCGAGCTCATCGAGCCGCGCGTTCGCCTGACCACGGCGGCCCTGGGGCTGACCCGCGCCCAAGCCGTGAGATACGTGGTCCTGCCTGCCGCCCAGCGCGGGCTATTGGCGGCTTCGGCACTGGGATTCGGCCGCGCCGTGGGCGACACCCTGGTGCCGCTCATGCTCGCCGGCAACGCGCCTCAGGTGCCAGGATCTCTCCTGGACGCCACGCGCACGCTCACGGCGCATATCGCCCTGGTCGTGGCCACGGACAGCCAGAGCACGGCTTATTTGTCACTGTTCGCCTGCGGGCTGATCCTCTTCGTCACCAGCGTGGCCGTGAACCTGACCTTGCGCAGCCTGAACAGGTCTGACGGAGGCCGCGCGTGA
- a CDS encoding phosphate ABC transporter substrate-binding protein: MLRKLETFIIITFFILAMSTLASAQGLDAFKGKSGNIEIGGGTAHIPVMKEAAKRIMTTNPAIRITVAGGGSGVGVQKAGEGLVDIGNTGRAVTEAEKSKYGLVSFPFAIDGVAVVVHKANPLHGLTQTQVKDIFAGKITNWKQLGGPNAAIDVYTRDEASGTREVFWEKMLSKGAIIDSANVVASNGAMKTAVAGDKNAIGYVSIGHIDDTLKAPLLDGVEPSQETAVSGAYKVTRLLYMNTKGEPQGLVKSFIEYVRGPEGAEITKASGYIPTK; this comes from the coding sequence ATGTTGAGGAAGCTCGAAACATTTATAATCATCACGTTCTTCATTCTTGCCATGTCCACGCTGGCCTCGGCCCAGGGTCTGGATGCCTTCAAAGGTAAGTCCGGCAACATCGAGATTGGCGGCGGCACGGCGCACATTCCGGTCATGAAGGAAGCCGCCAAGCGCATCATGACCACCAATCCAGCCATCCGCATAACCGTGGCGGGCGGCGGCTCGGGCGTGGGCGTGCAAAAGGCCGGCGAGGGCCTGGTGGACATCGGCAATACCGGCCGGGCCGTGACCGAGGCCGAGAAGAGCAAGTACGGCCTGGTTTCCTTCCCCTTCGCCATCGACGGCGTGGCCGTGGTGGTGCACAAGGCGAACCCGCTGCATGGGCTGACTCAGACCCAGGTCAAGGACATCTTCGCCGGCAAGATCACCAACTGGAAGCAGCTCGGCGGCCCCAATGCGGCCATCGACGTGTACACCCGCGACGAGGCCAGCGGCACGCGCGAGGTGTTCTGGGAAAAGATGCTCTCCAAGGGCGCCATCATCGACTCGGCCAACGTGGTGGCTTCCAACGGAGCCATGAAGACCGCCGTGGCTGGCGACAAGAACGCCATCGGCTATGTGAGCATCGGCCACATCGACGACACGCTCAAGGCTCCGCTGCTCGACGGCGTGGAGCCCAGCCAGGAGACTGCCGTCAGTGGCGCGTACAAAGTCACGCGGCTGCTGTACATGAACACCAAGGGCGAGCCGCAGGGACTCGTCAAGAGCTTCATCGAATACGTGCGTGGCCCCGAGGGCGCGGAGATCACCAAGGCCAGCGGCTACATCCCCACGAAGTAG
- a CDS encoding YaiI/YqxD family protein, translating into MKIWIDDDACPAAIREIILRASQRLRIPVYLVANRHLGAVGAGSELITAIRVPGGFDEADKYIANQVSPGDLVVTADIPLAAMIVERGATGIDPRGELYTEDNVRARLTMRNFMQEMRTMGLAQGGPPQLGAKDRHRFAAALDRFLFKALNAG; encoded by the coding sequence GTGAAGATATGGATCGATGACGACGCCTGCCCGGCGGCCATCCGCGAGATCATCCTTCGGGCCTCGCAGCGCCTGCGCATTCCGGTATACTTGGTCGCCAATCGGCACCTGGGAGCCGTAGGCGCAGGCTCGGAGCTCATCACGGCCATACGCGTGCCCGGCGGTTTCGACGAGGCGGACAAGTACATCGCGAATCAGGTTTCGCCGGGCGATCTGGTCGTCACCGCGGACATTCCCCTGGCCGCCATGATCGTCGAACGAGGAGCCACCGGGATCGATCCGCGCGGGGAGTTGTACACCGAGGATAATGTCCGCGCTCGGCTGACCATGCGCAACTTCATGCAGGAAATGCGCACCATGGGCCTGGCCCAGGGCGGCCCGCCGCAGCTCGGGGCCAAGGACCGGCACCGTTTCGCTGCAGCCCTGGATCGCTTCCTGTTCAAAGCGTTGAACGCCGGGTAA
- a CDS encoding DEAD/DEAH box helicase, translating to MENLRFESLTLSKEMLKAIEDMGFEEASPIQALAIPLVMAGRDVVGQAQTGTGKTAAFGIPILEAVDPRSHDLQALVLCPTRELAIQVAEELNTLAKYKLNLRVLPVYGGQPIDRQFKALRQGVQIVIGTPGRVMDHMERGTLKLGKVRMVVLDEADEMLDMGFREDIERILDDVPEERQTIFFSATMRPEIMRLAEKYLDKPEFVKVSHKVLTVPNVEQIYYEVPRFGRLEAMCRIIDFYNPKLTVVFANTKKGVDELVEHLQARGYMADGLHGDMNQAQRDRVMAKFRAGSIEILIATDVAARGIDVEDIEAVFNYDIPSDVEYYVHRIGRTGRAGRSGRAFTFASGKEFYKLRDIQRFTKAKIVQHKVPTVTDVEQARTEKFLAAVRETIAEGGIDKYLRIAQEFVEEEQEATTLDLAAALLKMLMGTTEEPEKSKPGTPVKYGDTGAEPGMVRLFMNVGRRLKIGVKDVVGAIAGETGMPGRLIGKIEIYDKFTFVEVPEEYAEDVLRIMSNNQIRGNRIYIEPAVKR from the coding sequence ATGGAAAATTTGCGATTTGAAAGCCTGACTCTTTCCAAGGAGATGCTCAAGGCTATTGAGGATATGGGCTTCGAGGAAGCTTCTCCCATCCAGGCTCTGGCCATACCACTGGTCATGGCAGGACGGGACGTGGTCGGCCAAGCGCAGACCGGCACGGGCAAGACCGCCGCTTTCGGCATTCCCATTCTGGAAGCGGTCGACCCGCGCAGCCACGACCTCCAGGCCCTGGTGCTCTGCCCTACTCGCGAGCTGGCCATCCAGGTGGCCGAAGAGCTGAACACGCTGGCCAAATACAAGCTCAACCTGCGCGTCCTGCCCGTCTATGGCGGCCAGCCCATCGACCGACAGTTCAAGGCGCTGCGTCAGGGCGTGCAGATCGTCATCGGCACTCCCGGCCGAGTCATGGACCACATGGAGCGGGGCACGCTCAAGCTCGGCAAGGTGCGCATGGTCGTGCTCGACGAGGCCGACGAGATGCTCGACATGGGCTTCCGAGAAGACATCGAGCGCATACTCGACGATGTCCCCGAGGAGCGGCAGACGATCTTCTTCTCCGCTACCATGCGCCCGGAGATCATGCGCCTGGCAGAAAAGTACCTCGACAAACCCGAGTTCGTGAAGGTCTCGCACAAGGTCCTGACCGTTCCGAACGTCGAGCAGATCTACTACGAGGTTCCGCGTTTCGGACGACTTGAGGCCATGTGCCGGATCATTGATTTCTACAATCCCAAGCTGACCGTTGTCTTCGCGAATACCAAGAAAGGCGTGGATGAGCTGGTGGAGCACCTGCAGGCCAGGGGCTACATGGCCGACGGCCTGCACGGCGACATGAACCAGGCCCAACGCGATCGCGTCATGGCCAAGTTCCGCGCCGGGTCCATCGAAATCCTGATAGCCACGGACGTGGCTGCGCGCGGCATCGACGTCGAAGACATCGAGGCCGTGTTCAACTACGACATCCCGAGCGACGTGGAGTACTACGTGCACCGGATCGGCCGCACCGGCCGTGCCGGACGTTCGGGCAGGGCCTTCACCTTCGCCTCGGGCAAGGAGTTCTACAAGCTCCGGGACATCCAGCGCTTCACCAAGGCCAAGATCGTGCAGCACAAGGTGCCGACGGTCACCGATGTCGAGCAGGCAAGGACGGAGAAGTTCCTTGCCGCGGTGCGGGAGACGATTGCCGAAGGCGGCATCGACAAGTACCTGCGCATCGCCCAGGAATTCGTCGAGGAGGAGCAGGAAGCCACCACGCTTGATCTGGCCGCGGCGCTCCTGAAGATGCTCATGGGCACGACCGAGGAACCCGAGAAGTCCAAGCCCGGAACCCCTGTGAAGTACGGCGACACAGGCGCGGAGCCCGGCATGGTCAGGCTGTTCATGAATGTCGGCCGCAGACTGAAGATCGGCGTCAAGGATGTCGTCGGCGCCATCGCCGGCGAAACAGGCATGCCGGGCCGGCTCATCGGCAAGATCGAGATCTACGACAAGTTCACCTTCGTGGAAGTTCCGGAAGAGTATGCCGAGGATGTCCTGCGCATCATGAGCAACAACCAGATCAGGGGCAACCGCATCTACATCGAGCCCGCAGTCAAGAGATAG